The Candidatus Acidiferrales bacterium genome has a segment encoding these proteins:
- the lpoB gene encoding penicillin-binding protein activator LpoB yields the protein MKYKMFLILIPLLLIGCSSSRQVSRVSADTDVDLSGNWNDTDSRLVAEQMISSLTTKPWLDDFTSQNSKKPAVIVGTVRNLSSEHIQTDAFIDDIERELVNSGKVTFVASKKERQEVRQERLDQQTNATEESAKKLAAETGADYMLQGSIKDIVDRVEGKEVKYYQVDMVLVDLQTSEKVWMDTKKIKKVIDRPSSSW from the coding sequence ATGAAATACAAGATGTTTTTGATTCTGATTCCATTGCTTCTAATCGGATGTTCCTCATCGCGGCAGGTGTCACGCGTTTCCGCGGATACCGATGTCGACCTCAGCGGGAATTGGAACGATACAGATTCTCGGCTGGTGGCGGAGCAGATGATATCGAGTCTCACGACGAAGCCATGGCTCGATGATTTTACTTCGCAAAATTCAAAAAAGCCGGCAGTGATCGTGGGAACAGTCCGCAATCTCAGTTCCGAACATATCCAGACCGACGCTTTCATCGATGACATTGAGCGCGAGCTGGTGAACAGCGGCAAAGTTACGTTTGTCGCAAGCAAGAAAGAACGCCAGGAAGTTCGCCAAGAACGTCTCGACCAACAGACCAATGCTACGGAAGAATCGGCGAAGAAATTGGCTGCAGAAACCGGCGCTGACTACATGCTCCAAGGAAGCATCAAAGACATCGTCGACAGGGTTGAGGGAAAAGAAGTGAAGTACTACCAAGTGGACATGGTATTGGTTGATCTTCAGACGAGTGAAAAAGTCTGGATGGATACGAAAAAAATTAAGAAAGTCATCGACCGTCCCAGTTCGTCCTGGTGA
- a CDS encoding NHL repeat-containing protein, with translation MKIHKTIHYKFVLLFPLAASVLTSFQTLPSLVAEFTFGNFKDPKGISIDPGDNIYVVDTGRNLLERFSSVGDSTGEVGGYGWGDYQFDQPVDVCATNGIEIYVADYNNHRIQRFDRTLANVATLSTHESNDDSKRFGYPSGVAVSRLGDLFICDDEDVRMMKVNTFSTVERTFGNYGDGPGGLTMPRQVAVGPHDDVFVLDKGRIAVYDNFGTYLKSIGIGVLHDPKGIGIGDDKIGVCDSDTLYFFNMDGELISKFSTDDIWGAKVKHFDDVSISGRRIYILTDKNIVAARSDF, from the coding sequence ATGAAAATTCACAAAACAATCCATTATAAATTTGTCCTTTTATTCCCGCTGGCTGCATCTGTCCTGACTTCCTTTCAAACGCTGCCATCCCTCGTCGCAGAGTTCACCTTCGGCAACTTCAAGGATCCGAAAGGTATAAGCATAGATCCCGGAGACAATATATATGTTGTGGACACCGGCAGAAACCTCCTCGAGCGTTTTAGTTCGGTGGGAGATTCAACCGGTGAAGTGGGCGGGTATGGGTGGGGAGACTATCAGTTTGACCAGCCAGTTGATGTTTGCGCAACGAATGGGATTGAGATATATGTCGCAGATTATAACAACCACAGAATCCAGCGATTCGACAGAACGCTTGCAAACGTGGCCACACTTTCGACTCATGAATCCAACGACGATTCAAAACGATTCGGATATCCTTCAGGTGTTGCCGTGTCGAGGCTTGGCGATCTATTCATCTGCGACGATGAGGATGTCAGAATGATGAAAGTGAATACCTTCTCGACCGTCGAGCGAACCTTCGGAAATTACGGCGACGGGCCGGGCGGATTGACAATGCCGCGTCAGGTGGCCGTGGGGCCTCACGACGATGTCTTTGTCTTGGACAAAGGAAGAATTGCGGTTTATGATAATTTCGGGACTTACCTGAAATCGATAGGAATCGGAGTGCTCCATGATCCTAAGGGAATCGGAATCGGCGACGATAAGATCGGGGTCTGCGACTCGGATACGCTTTACTTCTTCAACATGGATGGAGAATTGATTTCTAAATTTTCGACCGACGACATTTGGGGAGCGAAGGTCAAACATTTCGACGACGTTTCGATCAGCGGCCGAAGAATCTACATATTGACGGACAAAAATATTGTTGCCGCAAGATCTGATTTTTGA
- a CDS encoding LPP20 family lipoprotein: MISMFLHLLCFAIIFFPKAQDRKPDWINDPEKSYPNSQYMTAVGTGDSRKEAENSAASNLSNIFESKIKSEETINARYQELMKSSNQSSLESQTNINKNISVSSEQTLFNVRYPESYTDNLGKVYVLGVIEREPTAAIYKNKMDDNNARVAEFVKKYEELKDPIKKYANISAALVTAKVNETLGQQLQIIMPGMMVQSDTAYSIGRITEKCTDAQKGIPFAVNISGAEKGDVEGFIGDMLSGLGFTVAEKGVLTITGNEKVEPLDLKNDQMKFARWSYQLSVLDPSGTAIISLSENGREAHVTYDEAVARAMRTMRDKIKTDFSKKINSYFDGLVMK, translated from the coding sequence ATGATTTCCATGTTCCTCCACCTTCTTTGCTTTGCGATTATATTTTTCCCGAAAGCGCAGGATCGCAAACCCGACTGGATCAACGACCCCGAGAAGAGTTATCCGAATTCTCAATACATGACAGCGGTAGGCACGGGTGATTCCCGAAAGGAAGCAGAAAATTCCGCTGCCTCCAACCTGTCAAACATTTTTGAGTCAAAAATAAAATCGGAGGAGACGATCAATGCTCGGTATCAGGAGCTGATGAAATCCTCGAATCAATCGTCCCTCGAAAGTCAGACCAACATCAACAAAAATATTTCCGTTTCTTCGGAGCAAACTCTCTTTAACGTTCGCTATCCCGAGAGCTATACTGACAATCTCGGCAAGGTATATGTCCTCGGAGTTATCGAGCGGGAACCTACGGCGGCGATCTACAAGAACAAAATGGATGACAATAATGCTCGGGTCGCGGAGTTCGTAAAAAAATACGAGGAGTTGAAAGATCCGATTAAAAAATATGCGAATATCAGCGCCGCGCTTGTTACGGCAAAGGTCAACGAAACGCTCGGACAACAGCTCCAGATAATTATGCCCGGCATGATGGTACAGTCTGATACGGCGTACTCTATCGGCCGAATTACGGAGAAGTGCACGGATGCGCAAAAGGGGATTCCGTTCGCGGTGAACATCTCTGGTGCCGAAAAGGGTGACGTGGAAGGTTTTATCGGCGACATGCTTTCCGGGCTCGGATTCACCGTGGCTGAAAAGGGCGTTCTGACAATCACGGGGAACGAAAAGGTCGAGCCGCTCGATCTAAAAAATGATCAGATGAAATTTGCACGATGGAGTTACCAGCTTTCAGTACTCGACCCGTCAGGGACAGCCATTATATCTCTCTCTGAAAACGGCAGGGAAGCTCACGTAACCTACGATGAGGCTGTTGCACGCGCAATGAGAACGATGCGCGATAAAATAAAAACTGATTTCTCAAAAAAAATAAACAGTTATTTTGACGGTCTCGTGATGAAGTAA
- a CDS encoding DNA polymerase IV — translation MDRDKFPTIFHIDIDAFFASVEESLCPALRGKPVIVGGLPNERGVVACPNYEAREFGVKTAMPLSQAYRIAPAAIFVRGNYKEYEKYSRRFIEILHDFSPVLQAVSLDEAFLDADGCLHFWNYEPRSLAMAIKRAIWEELKITVSIGIASNKLCAKVATDYSKKAERKSNDGIFSPPNGLFIVPLGGEKNFLAPLSVSALPGIGKRTAEALDSLGIKTVRELADTNVSLLRQIFGIVGNYLHAAANGSGDADVSEGNHDAKSISRSTTFSGDSGDEEFITSVIFYLSEKVAKALRRDKLAASTIFAKMRYSDGAPLLGYSLRGGSRIKSPHPNRRFVTYQKNYTLDEPTNSEFEIASAAFALFKSLWLRKVKVRLVGVGVMNIKKECIQLDLFRRSELRRTDLLRSVDRLRDKFGYHSVYFGIIDKMEQEYESDRNGFRLHTTSLSR, via the coding sequence ATGGACCGCGACAAATTTCCGACGATATTTCACATCGACATCGACGCATTTTTCGCATCGGTTGAAGAATCCCTGTGTCCGGCATTGCGGGGAAAACCCGTTATCGTCGGCGGTTTGCCTAATGAGCGTGGAGTGGTTGCCTGCCCGAATTACGAAGCAAGAGAATTTGGCGTGAAGACTGCGATGCCTCTCTCGCAGGCCTATCGCATTGCACCTGCAGCAATCTTTGTCAGAGGAAACTATAAAGAGTATGAGAAGTATTCGAGGAGATTTATCGAAATATTGCACGACTTTTCCCCCGTGTTACAGGCAGTAAGTCTTGATGAAGCATTTCTCGACGCAGACGGCTGCCTGCATTTTTGGAATTACGAACCGCGCAGCCTTGCAATGGCGATTAAGCGTGCGATCTGGGAGGAGCTCAAGATTACTGTGTCTATCGGCATCGCTTCAAACAAATTGTGCGCAAAAGTTGCCACGGACTATTCGAAGAAAGCAGAGAGGAAATCCAACGACGGTATCTTCTCTCCACCAAACGGACTTTTCATCGTGCCGCTCGGGGGAGAAAAGAATTTTCTTGCGCCTCTTTCAGTTTCTGCGCTCCCGGGAATCGGGAAGAGAACGGCGGAGGCTCTCGACTCACTTGGAATCAAAACCGTCCGAGAGCTCGCCGATACGAACGTTAGCCTGCTGAGACAAATATTCGGAATCGTAGGAAATTATCTGCATGCCGCCGCTAACGGATCCGGAGACGCCGATGTTTCTGAAGGCAACCATGACGCAAAATCCATTTCACGGAGCACGACATTCAGCGGAGACTCAGGCGACGAAGAGTTTATCACATCCGTGATTTTCTATTTGTCGGAGAAAGTCGCGAAGGCTTTACGGCGTGATAAACTTGCGGCGTCGACCATCTTCGCGAAGATGCGATACTCAGACGGTGCGCCGCTTCTCGGATACTCGCTTCGCGGGGGAAGTAGAATAAAAAGCCCGCATCCGAACCGGCGATTCGTGACCTACCAGAAAAATTACACTCTCGATGAGCCGACGAACTCTGAATTTGAAATCGCATCGGCTGCGTTCGCCCTTTTCAAGAGTCTCTGGCTCAGGAAAGTAAAAGTGCGACTGGTAGGCGTCGGAGTCATGAACATCAAAAAGGAATGTATCCAGCTTGACTTGTTTCGCAGGTCGGAGCTCAGACGGACCGATCTTTTGCGGAGCGTCGACAGGCTCCGGGATAAATTCGGATACCATTCGGTCTATTTCGGCATAATCGACAAGATGGAACAGGAATACGAGAGCGACCGAAACGGTTTCCGGCTACACACGACCTCCCTTTCCAGATAG